The DNA segment ttgtcAAAAATCCGTAAGCTACAAAagttacaacaataataatataataaaactttatttatataccgccctatctcccggataggACTCAAACAAGTTTGAACAATAGAGAAATTACAATCACGTTAAAATATACAACATTGAAACTTATAAACCAAGCATGCCTGGACAAGAATGAACAACTAAAATAGACACCACTGGAAAACAAGGTAGTAACAATGAAAATATTGGGAAATAATTACTGGTATATACGTAGTATTATCCCTGAATCTACAGGACCAATTCCTGCTgttttcatttacagtagagtctcacttatccaacattcgcttatccaacgttctggattatccaacgcatttttgtagtcaatgttttccatacatctcaatggtctttggaggtctcttggcttacctatggtcttatgaaatcgtctagatcaggggtcaccaaactaaggctcTTTGGCCAGAtgcagccttccaaggtcattgacctggcctctgtcctaaactttagacttagggtcgacctaagcctgaaatgacttgaaggcacacaacaacaacaatcctaattttggactatttcatcatagtccggccacCCAACAGTCCGAGGAACTGTGAATCggctctccacttaaaaagtttgaggacccctggtttagttaATACTACTGGACACTTGTGTGGTGGTGACTTCACACCTCGTTCCAACAAGCTCACAACGAAAGAgacactttttctttcttccctttgaaTCTTGTCTCCTCGTTTTCGCTTCTGTCGGGATGAAACGTCCCAACAGCTCGAATAACCTTCCCGAAGCCTCTTTTTTTGGGCTAAAAAACGGAGAAGTTGAGGATTTTCTTCACTTTCCGTCTGCAAAGCGGGCACCGTCCGCTGGTTTTGAGGATTTTTAAGGAGCAGCCGGTGCAAAAGTTGGCATGGGAGCATGGCAGCATCATGGCGTTGGAATCGCGCTCCAAGCAAATGACGCACTCGTCGCGGCTTCGTTTTCCCGAAAGATGTGAAACTTCAGGACCGTTCGACTCTGGAAAAATAAGGAATAAGATCCATTTTTGCAGGGAAATTGCAACTTGCAACTATAGCAACTTGCAACTTACACTATAGCAAACAAAAACATCCTTGTGGATGACTTACCACTGAAGACCTTGCAAGTCAACGGAAGCAGACGGTGACTATCACAATTTGTGGCAAGGCTCGAGGGATCTGAAACGGAAAATAAAAGGTTCAGGACACGATGCATCAACTCTTTGCAACTTTGTGAAACCCAAATTCTCATCCTGATGACACGACAGTCAAACTTTCGAAATCACGGATTTGATCAATGTGTTCTCTCTCTAGGATTTTCTATATCCTGTACCATGACTTGGGCCACctcaacttgcagaccgaaagctcggcggttcgaatccggggagcggggtgagcacccgctgttagccccagcttctgcaaacattgcagttcaaaaatgtgagtagatcaatagctaccgctccagcgggaaggtagcggcgctccatgcagtcatgacctaggaggtgtctatggacaacgccggctctttggcgtagaaatgtagatgaacacccactcccagagtcagacatgcccagacttaatgtcgggaaaaacatgcaaatgtgagcactgagctgctgaacttgcagaccgaaaggtcccaggttcaaatcctgggagcggcttgagctcctactgttagccccagcttctgccaacctagcagttcgaaaacatgccaatgtgagtagatcaataggtactgctccagtgggaaggtaacggcgctccatgcagtcatgacctaggaggtgtctatggacaacgccagctcttcagcttagaaatggagatgagcaccaacccccagagttggacatgcctagacttaatgtcgggaaaacttttacctttagctAGCATGACTTCATAGTCAACATAGGGTTCTAGAGATTGGGTTGGTGTGAGTGTtcctggctgtctggccatgttccagaagcattctctcctgatgtttcacccacatctatggcagacatccccagaggttgggaggtctgttggaaactaggcaagtggactgtgtgtgtgtatgaatgtatacagtagagtctcacttatccaacataaacgggccggcagaatgttggataagcgaatacgttggctatgattttacaaattaagcactaaaacatcatgtttaacaataaatttgacagaaaaagtagttcaatgcgcgataatgctatgtagtaattactgtatttacaaatttagtatcaaaacatcacaatgtattgaaaacattgactataaaaacgttgactactaaaaggcagactgcgctggataatccagaatgttggataagcaaatgttgagactctactgtatatggaatgatgtccagggtgggggaaagaactcttgtctgttcgacgtaagtatgaatgttgcagttggccacctagATTAGCACTGAatcgccttgcagcttcaaagcctggctgcttcctgcctgggggaatcctttgttgggaggtgttcgctgttaggaattttgggagttgaagtccaaaacaccttgatggCGCATATGTTGGCCCAGGCCTCCTCTATACTGTagttttaatgtagtttgacatcactataaCTGTCCTGGAATtcctgctatggaatccttggatgtgTAGTTGGATAAGACACCAGCTTGCAAAATGGAAACACTCACAGAGCtatgacagtgtggatgcaccactAGAGATGCCAACGGAGTCTTGATTCCTCACCTAACAGCTGGATGGCTTTGGTCCTGCCGTAGATGTCCATCACAGCCCAAAGCGGAGAGGTCACCAAGACCTTATCCAAGAGCAAGAATTGTTCCGGCTCCCCGTTGATGCTGTAAAGAACGCGGCCACGAGTGTCCACCCAGAAGCTGACCACGGTGCCTTCCTCGCAGTATTCGTCCGGCAAGAGGCGGGCACGGGTCTTCCCTCGCCGGATCAGGTTTGGGCAGGCGAAGGGAGGCAGGTCCCGGGGCTTCAGGCAGGAAGGGTCTTCCCAGGTGAAGCCCACCCTCAAGCCACCGTGCCACTTGCCATCGTCCTTGGAGATCCTCAGAGCCACCTTCTCGTAAACCCTGACGGGACGGTTGGAGAAGACGAGGCCGTCGCGGAAAGTGGCCGCTCGCCTGGCCGTGCGATGGGACTCGTCCATGACGATTTGGGACCCTTTGACGTACGGATGGAAG comes from the Anolis carolinensis isolate JA03-04 unplaced genomic scaffold, rAnoCar3.1.pri scaffold_8, whole genome shotgun sequence genome and includes:
- the neurl3 gene encoding E3 ubiquitin-protein ligase NEURL3; this translates as MGACLCPPNDCDISHRGPSAPLFFHPYVKGSQIVMDESHRTARRAATFRDGLVFSNRPVRVYEKVALRISKDDGKWHGGLRVGFTWEDPSCLKPRDLPPFACPNLIRRGKTRARLLPDEYCEEGTVVSFWVDTRGRVLYSINGEPEQFLLLDKVLVTSPLWAVMDIYGRTKAIQLLDPSSLATNCDSHRLLPLTCKVFSESNGPEVSHLSGKRSRDECVICLERDSNAMMLPCSHANFCTGCSLKILKTSGRCPLCRRKVKKILNFSVF